The following coding sequences are from one Dermacentor andersoni chromosome 5, qqDerAnde1_hic_scaffold, whole genome shotgun sequence window:
- the LOC126530363 gene encoding putative nicotine oxidoreductase: MFGFRVNLSTQDVLLQLKEEVLETMPKNGENIVMALDIKCAFDNVSHAAIMEGLNNANYGRRIQDYVKDFLTNITATVGLGELRSDVFITPSKGTPQGSVILPILFNVAMISLAERLS, encoded by the coding sequence atgttcggcttcagggtgAACCTCTCGACGCAGGACGTGCTTCTGCAACTTAAAGAAGAGGTCCTGGAGACAATGCCCAAGAATGGGGAAAACATAGTCATGGCACTTGATATAAAatgtgcttttgacaacgtcagccaTGCCGCTATAATGGAGGGGCTAAATAACGCCAACTACGGGAGAAGAATCCAGGACTATGTCAAAGACTTCCTGACCAACATAACGGCCACAGTGGGACTAGGGGAGTTGAGGAGTGATGTCTTCATCACCCCAAGCAAAGGCACACCCCAAGGCTCAGTCATCTTGCCCATACTCTTTAATGTGGCGATGATCAGCCTAGCAGAACGACTCAGCTGA